In Pseudoliparis swirei isolate HS2019 ecotype Mariana Trench chromosome 9, NWPU_hadal_v1, whole genome shotgun sequence, a genomic segment contains:
- the pcbp4 gene encoding poly(rC)-binding protein 4 isoform X1 codes for MNCEQDFADGGLGVTLTLRLLMHGKEVGSIIGKKGETVKRIREESSARVNISEGSCPERIITITGSTDCVFRAFTMITYKLEEDLTALVANGTISSKPPVTLRLVIPASQCGSLIGKGGAKIKEIRESTGAQIQVAGDLLPNSTERGVTISGSQDSVIQCVRLICTVILESPPKGATIPYRPSPSPAALLIAGNQVYEASDFAPHPLYSVSQAGLDLQQAYTLQNQYGIPHSEMVKLHQLSMQHQHQQQQQQQHQALGPMAQPASSIMPGMDSNTQTSQELLIPNDLIGSIIGRQGSKINEIRQVSGAQIKIGSQLDGTSERHVTIVGTPVSINLAQYLITSCLETAKSTAQAVNMASPVDLNMAFAQPASSSSPGAAAAISPGPTMAHMLGNPYGAMPLSGLLGVKSVPFLTLSGGPGMAAAAAPSHAALAAYTTKISSANCIKKPERQKFSPY; via the exons ATGAACTGTGAGCAGGACTTTGCGGACGGGGGCTTGGGGGTGACCCTCACACTCCGGCTGCTCATGCACGGAAAG GAGGTCGGCAGCATCATAGGAAAG aAAGGAGAGACGGTGAAGCGAATACGAGAAGAG AGCAGCGCTCGGGTCAACATCTCCGAGGGCTCCTGTCCAGAGAggatcatcaccatcaccggCTCCACGGACTGCGTCTTCAGAGCCTTCACAATGATCACCTACAAGCTGGAGGAG GACCTGACTGCCCTGGTGGCCAACGGCACCATCAGCTCCAAACCGCCGGTCACCCTGCGGCTGGTCATCCCGGccagccagtgtggctccctcATCGGGAAGGGGGGGGCCAAGATAAAGGAGATCCGAGAG AGCACCGGGGCTCAGATCCAGGTGGCGGGGGATTTGCTGCCCAACTCCACCGAGCGAGGGGTGACGATATCCGGGAGCCAGGACTCCGTGATCCAGTGCGTCCGCCTCATCTGCACGGTGATCCTGGAG TCTCCCCCGAAGGGCGCGACCATCCCCTACCGGCCGAGCCCCTCGCCGGCCGCCCTCCTCATCGCAGGGAACCAG gtgtACGAGGCGTCAGACTTTGCACCCCACCCTCTGTACTCCGTCAGCCAGGCCGGCCTGGACCTCCAGCAG gcCTACACTTTGCAGAACCAATATGGCATTCCACACTCAGAG ATGGTgaagctgcatcagctgtccatgcagcatcagcatcagcagcagcagcagcagcagcaccaggctCTCGGCCCGATGGCCCAGCCGGCCTCCTCCATCATGCCCG GGATGGACTCCAACACGCAGACGTCTCAGGAGCTGCTCATCCCCAACGAT CTGATTGGCTCCATCATTGGCCGTCAGGGCAGTAAGATCAATGAGATCCGCCAGGTGTCGGGCGCTCAGATAAAGATCGGCAGCCAGCTGGACGGGACGAGCGAGCGTCATGTGACCATCGTGGGGACGCCGGTCAGCATCAACCTGGCCCAGTacctcatcacctcctg ttTAGAGACGGCCAAGTCCACGGCCCAGGCCGTCAACATGGCGTCTCCGGTGGACCTCAACATGGCCTTCGCCCagccggcctcctcctcctcccccggcgccgccgccgccatctcCCCCGGACCCACCATGGCCCACATGCTGGGCAACCCGTACGGCGCCATGCCCCTCTCCGGCCTGCTGGGGGTGAAGTCCGTCCCCTTTCTGACTCTGTCCGGCGGGCCCggcatggcggcggcggcggcgccctcCCACGCCGCCCTGGCCGCCTACACCACCAAGATCTCCTCGGCCAACTGCATCAAGAAGCCGGAGAGGCAGAAGTTCTCTCCTTACTGA
- the pcbp4 gene encoding poly(rC)-binding protein 4 isoform X2: MNCEQDFADGGLGVTLTLRLLMHGKEVGSIIGKKGETVKRIREESSARVNISEGSCPERIITITGSTDCVFRAFTMITYKLEEDLTALVANGTISSKPPVTLRLVIPASQCGSLIGKGGAKIKEIRESTGAQIQVAGDLLPNSTERGVTISGSQDSVIQCVRLICTVILESPPKGATIPYRPSPSPAALLIAGNQVYEASDFAPHPLYSVSQAGLDLQQAYTLQNQYGIPHSEMVKLHQLSMQHQHQQQQQQQHQALGPMAQPASSIMPGMDSNTQTSQELLIPNDLIGSIIGRQGSKINEIRQVSGAQIKIGSQLDGTSERHVTIVGTPVSINLAQYLITSWRWFV; encoded by the exons ATGAACTGTGAGCAGGACTTTGCGGACGGGGGCTTGGGGGTGACCCTCACACTCCGGCTGCTCATGCACGGAAAG GAGGTCGGCAGCATCATAGGAAAG aAAGGAGAGACGGTGAAGCGAATACGAGAAGAG AGCAGCGCTCGGGTCAACATCTCCGAGGGCTCCTGTCCAGAGAggatcatcaccatcaccggCTCCACGGACTGCGTCTTCAGAGCCTTCACAATGATCACCTACAAGCTGGAGGAG GACCTGACTGCCCTGGTGGCCAACGGCACCATCAGCTCCAAACCGCCGGTCACCCTGCGGCTGGTCATCCCGGccagccagtgtggctccctcATCGGGAAGGGGGGGGCCAAGATAAAGGAGATCCGAGAG AGCACCGGGGCTCAGATCCAGGTGGCGGGGGATTTGCTGCCCAACTCCACCGAGCGAGGGGTGACGATATCCGGGAGCCAGGACTCCGTGATCCAGTGCGTCCGCCTCATCTGCACGGTGATCCTGGAG TCTCCCCCGAAGGGCGCGACCATCCCCTACCGGCCGAGCCCCTCGCCGGCCGCCCTCCTCATCGCAGGGAACCAG gtgtACGAGGCGTCAGACTTTGCACCCCACCCTCTGTACTCCGTCAGCCAGGCCGGCCTGGACCTCCAGCAG gcCTACACTTTGCAGAACCAATATGGCATTCCACACTCAGAG ATGGTgaagctgcatcagctgtccatgcagcatcagcatcagcagcagcagcagcagcagcaccaggctCTCGGCCCGATGGCCCAGCCGGCCTCCTCCATCATGCCCG GGATGGACTCCAACACGCAGACGTCTCAGGAGCTGCTCATCCCCAACGAT CTGATTGGCTCCATCATTGGCCGTCAGGGCAGTAAGATCAATGAGATCCGCCAGGTGTCGGGCGCTCAGATAAAGATCGGCAGCCAGCTGGACGGGACGAGCGAGCGTCATGTGACCATCGTGGGGACGCCGGTCAGCATCAACCTGGCCCAGTacctcatcacctcctg GCGATGGTTCGTATGA